The Mycolicibacterium flavescens genome has a segment encoding these proteins:
- a CDS encoding Papain-like cysteine protease AvrRpt2 translates to MQLRQQRARSRKAFAATVIASLTIVAGAGCGGGTEPEETPAATADESTAARQAEANPEDQQAQPIVKDEDGDGQPEITGGVYGDPAAALHYWEEQTESDCGLMATRMVVGELTGAPPTEREIIDLAAKTPSDCDPGEPVYDESIDPSDGGVGHGTCTTDLLLLLKHYGIKADYTNDDTAAKGGLATGMDALADYLGDGRQAIVCVNSTTIWDGDGDRTGCGHLVTVAAIDYDNDAVYLGDSGGDDTRGEHVTTDVFESAWAAGDHELVVTAPR, encoded by the coding sequence GTGCAACTTCGCCAGCAACGCGCGCGCAGCCGGAAGGCGTTCGCCGCAACCGTTATCGCCAGTCTGACCATCGTTGCCGGGGCCGGCTGCGGTGGTGGAACCGAGCCCGAGGAGACCCCGGCGGCAACGGCCGACGAATCAACGGCGGCTCGACAAGCTGAGGCGAATCCAGAAGATCAACAGGCTCAACCGATCGTCAAAGACGAGGACGGCGATGGCCAGCCCGAGATCACCGGCGGCGTCTACGGAGATCCTGCGGCCGCCCTGCACTATTGGGAGGAACAAACCGAAAGCGACTGCGGGTTGATGGCCACCCGCATGGTGGTCGGCGAACTGACCGGGGCGCCGCCCACCGAGCGGGAGATCATCGACCTCGCCGCTAAGACGCCAAGCGATTGCGACCCGGGTGAGCCGGTGTATGACGAAAGCATCGATCCCAGTGATGGCGGTGTCGGTCATGGCACCTGCACGACCGACCTCCTGCTCCTGCTCAAGCACTACGGGATCAAAGCCGACTACACCAACGACGACACGGCCGCCAAGGGTGGACTCGCCACCGGTATGGACGCGTTGGCGGACTATCTAGGCGACGGGCGACAGGCGATTGTGTGCGTGAACTCCACCACCATCTGGGATGGAGACGGTGACCGGACAGGATGCGGTCACCTGGTCACCGTCGCCGCCATCGATTACGACAACGACGCCGTCTATCTCGGCGACAGTGGCGGCGACGACACGCGCGGTGAGCATGTGACCACCGACGTATTCGAATCTGCCTGGGCGGCAGGCGATCACGAGCTCGTCGTCACCGCACCGCGCTGA
- the alkJ_2 gene encoding glucose-methanol-choline oxidoreductase, translated as MRVKATLPVNVVAVRSRGRQGLRLDAEFDFVIVGAGSAGCLLANRLSANPDHRVLLIEAGGADNWFWIKVPVGYLYTIANPRTDWCFTTEPDPGLAGRSIIYARGRVIGGCSSINAMIHMRGQASDYELWAQATGDERWLWGGPDGPGETLAIYKELEDYFGGADEWHGAGGEIRVERPRVRWKILDAWQAAAAELGIAPIEEFNRGDNSGSAYFHVNQRRGRRWSMADAFLHPVTHRSNLTVYTQTQALQLLMDDQVSNDQRRGAWTAAQHRVTGLRLLKDGQIVDARARREVILSAGAIGSPHLMQVSGLGPAGLLTQHHVPVVVDLPGVGGNLQDHLQLRTVYRIRGARTVNMLYRNWITRAGMGIQYLLLRSGPMTMPPSTLGAFAKSEPALASPDMEWHVQPLSLPKFGEPLHPFSAITPSVCNLRPTSRGHVRLVGADPLTHPKIICNYLSTDADREVAVRGLRMTRQIMAAPPLARYCPEEMLPGSQLVSDEDLLAAARELGTTIFHPVGTCAMGAFDTRGMPRSAATVLDTDCRVRGVAGLRVADASAMPTITSGNTNAPVMLIAERAARAILK; from the coding sequence ATGAGGGTGAAAGCTACCTTGCCCGTTAATGTGGTAGCGGTGAGATCCAGGGGCCGTCAAGGACTTCGACTTGATGCCGAGTTCGACTTCGTCATCGTGGGAGCGGGCAGCGCGGGCTGCCTGCTCGCCAATCGGCTCAGCGCCAACCCCGATCACCGGGTGCTCCTGATCGAGGCCGGCGGCGCGGACAACTGGTTCTGGATCAAGGTGCCAGTCGGCTATCTGTACACCATTGCCAACCCCCGTACCGACTGGTGCTTTACGACGGAGCCCGACCCAGGTTTGGCCGGCCGCAGCATCATCTACGCGCGGGGGCGCGTGATAGGCGGCTGCTCGTCGATCAACGCCATGATCCATATGCGCGGGCAGGCAAGCGATTACGAGCTGTGGGCGCAAGCCACCGGAGACGAGCGCTGGCTTTGGGGCGGCCCAGACGGTCCAGGCGAAACACTCGCAATCTATAAGGAGTTGGAAGACTACTTCGGCGGAGCCGACGAGTGGCATGGCGCCGGCGGTGAGATCCGCGTGGAGCGACCGCGAGTGCGCTGGAAAATTCTGGACGCCTGGCAGGCCGCCGCAGCCGAACTGGGCATTGCGCCGATCGAAGAGTTCAACCGGGGCGACAACTCCGGGAGCGCCTACTTTCATGTCAATCAACGACGCGGCCGGCGCTGGTCGATGGCCGATGCCTTCCTGCACCCCGTCACCCACCGCTCCAATCTCACCGTCTACACGCAGACTCAGGCTCTCCAGCTGCTAATGGACGATCAGGTCAGCAACGATCAGCGTCGCGGCGCCTGGACCGCGGCGCAGCACCGCGTCACCGGCCTACGGCTGCTCAAAGACGGCCAGATCGTCGACGCCCGAGCCCGTCGGGAGGTGATCCTGAGCGCCGGCGCCATTGGCTCGCCCCATCTGATGCAGGTTTCGGGGTTGGGCCCGGCGGGGTTGCTCACCCAGCATCACGTGCCGGTGGTCGTTGATCTGCCAGGAGTCGGCGGAAACCTCCAGGACCATTTGCAGCTTCGAACGGTCTACCGCATTCGGGGCGCGCGAACCGTCAACATGCTGTACCGGAATTGGATCACCCGGGCGGGCATGGGAATTCAGTACCTGCTGCTGCGATCGGGACCCATGACGATGCCGCCGTCCACACTGGGGGCTTTCGCCAAGAGCGAGCCCGCGCTGGCCAGCCCGGATATGGAGTGGCATGTGCAGCCGTTGTCGTTGCCGAAATTCGGGGAACCCCTGCACCCCTTCAGCGCCATCACTCCCTCGGTCTGCAACCTGCGACCCACCTCGCGCGGGCACGTGCGTCTGGTCGGTGCAGATCCGCTGACCCACCCAAAGATCATCTGCAACTACCTGTCCACTGATGCCGACCGTGAAGTCGCCGTGCGCGGCCTTCGGATGACCAGGCAGATCATGGCCGCCCCTCCCCTAGCCCGCTACTGTCCGGAAGAAATGCTCCCCGGCTCGCAACTGGTGAGCGACGAAGACCTACTGGCGGCGGCGCGTGAACTGGGTACCACCATTTTCCACCCGGTAGGCACCTGCGCGATGGGTGCCTTTGATACACGCGGTATGCCACGGTCGGCCGCCACGGTGCTCGACACCGACTGCCGCGTGCGTGGCGTCGCGGGCCTGCGGGTGGCCGATGCGTCGGCGATGCCCACCATCACTTCCGGGAACACCAACGCGCCGGTCATGCTGATCGCAGAGCGCGCAGCGCGGGCGATCCTGAAATGA
- a CDS encoding metal dependent phosphohydrolase — MRTEDMATLADAKADMDSWALPDTEICSEALRYVIDVSPDFLINHCVRSYLFAREIASSQGMRSGTDYDDELVFLACLLHDLGVTDAGRGDQRFEVDGADAAADFLRRHGLSGDRITTVWQAIALHTSAGLANRFGPEQAVVFNGIALDINGMDTHLLSPGFADRVHAAWPRHDLGYAIADAVARDVRLNPMKAPPFSFPAHLHELINGSSFSFFDFVRASGWGDQPLRGDARVP; from the coding sequence ATGCGCACCGAAGACATGGCCACGCTGGCCGACGCGAAAGCCGACATGGACAGCTGGGCCCTACCCGATACCGAAATCTGCTCGGAAGCACTGCGATACGTCATCGACGTCTCCCCGGATTTCCTCATCAACCACTGTGTCCGCAGTTATCTGTTCGCGCGCGAGATCGCCTCGAGCCAGGGTATGCGCAGCGGTACCGACTACGACGACGAACTCGTCTTCCTCGCCTGTCTCCTGCACGACCTGGGTGTCACGGATGCCGGTAGGGGTGATCAGCGATTCGAGGTCGACGGAGCCGATGCGGCAGCGGACTTCCTTCGCCGACACGGGCTTTCGGGCGATCGGATCACGACGGTGTGGCAGGCGATCGCACTTCACACCAGCGCCGGGTTGGCGAACCGGTTCGGGCCCGAGCAGGCGGTGGTCTTCAACGGAATCGCCCTCGACATCAACGGCATGGACACACACCTGCTCTCCCCCGGCTTCGCCGACCGGGTCCACGCCGCGTGGCCACGTCACGACCTCGGGTACGCGATCGCCGACGCCGTGGCCCGCGATGTCCGCCTCAACCCGATGAAGGCTCCCCCGTTCTCGTTTCCCGCGCACCTGCACGAACTGATCAACGGGTCGTCGTTCTCGTTCTTCGATTTCGTGCGCGCGTCCGGGTGGGGCGATCAGCCGTTGCGCGGCGACGCGAGAGTCCCATGA
- the ytnP gene encoding beta-lactamase superfamily metal-dependent hydrolase, with protein sequence MSVDSISDSDTTNLDELVPSRYAVQVGDIEVLVISDGVLPITARTMATNADPTEFGSWLDDRFLPRDVLAWPLNVVVVRTAGRTILVDAGLGVEFPDFPRAGQTVHRLEAAGIDPSAVTDVVLTHLHMDHVGGLLTKGLKERLRPDLQVHVAAAEAEFWEAPDFSHTDMPAPVPDALRSIAGRFLDEYRGHMRTFESEYELAPGVLVARTGGHTPGHAIVRLDSGGDRLTFAGDAVFAPGFDNPEWHNGFEHDPEESARVRIELLREMAATGESLVATHLPFPSVCHVATAGDVFRCVPTVWDY encoded by the coding sequence ATGAGCGTGGACAGCATCTCGGATTCGGACACGACGAACCTCGACGAGTTGGTTCCATCGCGGTACGCGGTGCAGGTCGGCGACATCGAGGTGCTGGTGATCAGCGACGGGGTGCTCCCGATCACGGCCAGGACGATGGCGACCAACGCCGACCCGACCGAGTTCGGGAGTTGGCTCGACGACCGGTTCCTTCCCAGAGACGTCCTCGCCTGGCCCCTCAACGTTGTCGTGGTGCGCACCGCTGGTCGGACCATCCTGGTCGACGCCGGGCTCGGCGTGGAGTTCCCGGACTTTCCGCGGGCCGGGCAGACCGTCCATCGTCTGGAAGCCGCCGGTATCGACCCCTCGGCGGTGACCGACGTGGTGCTCACCCACCTGCATATGGACCACGTGGGCGGGCTGCTCACGAAGGGCCTGAAGGAACGGTTGCGTCCCGACCTGCAGGTCCACGTTGCGGCCGCCGAGGCCGAGTTCTGGGAGGCGCCCGACTTCTCCCACACCGACATGCCCGCTCCCGTTCCGGACGCGCTCCGGTCGATCGCCGGGCGGTTCCTCGATGAGTACCGCGGTCACATGCGGACCTTCGAGTCGGAGTACGAATTGGCGCCCGGAGTGCTCGTCGCCCGCACGGGAGGTCACACGCCGGGTCATGCCATCGTCCGCCTCGACTCGGGCGGTGACCGGCTGACGTTCGCCGGCGACGCCGTCTTCGCCCCGGGCTTCGATAACCCGGAGTGGCACAACGGCTTCGAACACGACCCAGAAGAGTCGGCCCGCGTACGGATCGAACTTCTCCGGGAAATGGCCGCGACCGGTGAGTCCCTGGTGGCCACTCACCTGCCGTTCCCGTCGGTCTGCCACGTAGCGACCGCCGGCGACGTCTTCCGGTGCGTGCCCACCGTGTGGGACTACTGA
- the ybfK_2 gene encoding alpha/beta hydrolase produces the protein MDAGFRNADARRRYLAVYDDARALSPRPEGVHDVWTPFGTVRVYQHGSRGRVPVVLIHGFYLTSAMWWEQVAPLADDFSVYTIDMLGQPGASVQSKTMLTPADCALAIDAVLQGLGLHDVHLVGHSYGGWLTTHTAARLPSRVATVTLVDPASTVARLSAKFWRNLAVLLGRPNSVRAQRAAVWVTGHAEPGSPIDTLAGLFASGFATFGPPVRTPALRFASDRLLRAVRVPVQVLLASDTVHDSTKAVQRIRSVVPHWPYRLWLNTSHALPAEVPDQVNACIRDFVIEHSCGA, from the coding sequence GTGGACGCCGGATTCAGGAACGCGGATGCGCGGCGACGCTATCTTGCGGTCTACGACGACGCCCGTGCCCTGAGCCCGCGTCCGGAAGGGGTTCACGATGTGTGGACACCATTCGGCACCGTGCGGGTGTACCAACATGGCTCGCGCGGCCGTGTACCCGTCGTCTTGATCCACGGCTTCTACCTCACCTCGGCTATGTGGTGGGAACAAGTCGCGCCGTTGGCAGATGACTTCTCCGTGTACACGATCGACATGCTGGGCCAACCCGGCGCGAGCGTTCAGTCGAAAACAATGCTGACACCGGCGGATTGCGCACTCGCCATCGACGCGGTCCTGCAAGGGCTGGGATTGCATGATGTGCATCTGGTGGGTCACTCGTATGGAGGTTGGCTCACCACGCATACTGCCGCACGACTTCCGTCTCGGGTCGCGACGGTCACGCTGGTCGATCCGGCTAGCACGGTCGCACGGCTCTCCGCGAAGTTCTGGCGGAACCTCGCAGTCCTGCTGGGGCGGCCGAACTCTGTGCGCGCTCAACGTGCTGCAGTATGGGTGACCGGCCACGCCGAACCGGGAAGCCCAATCGACACGCTCGCCGGGCTGTTCGCGTCTGGCTTCGCCACCTTTGGACCGCCGGTCCGCACACCGGCGTTGAGGTTCGCGAGCGACCGTCTGCTACGTGCCGTGCGCGTTCCCGTACAGGTCCTCCTGGCCAGCGACACAGTTCACGATTCGACCAAGGCGGTTCAGCGGATCCGCTCGGTCGTTCCCCATTGGCCGTACCGCCTGTGGCTCAACACGTCACACGCCCTGCCCGCCGAGGTGCCTGATCAGGTCAACGCCTGCATTCGCGATTTTGTGATCGAACACAGCTGCGGCGCGTAG
- the fklB gene encoding FKBP-type peptidylprolyl isomerase, producing MVLALAACGSDTEASSTTTTSSTSTSSLADEFIPPPVETGDPASAMCPTAPPQFGGTPEWTLNGETGSVAVTGSTDSTAPLINVQPPFSVSETQVQTLKPGDGPVVSETATVFVCYMGVNGRDGSVFDNSYERGMPVDFPLDGVVPGFQKAIAGQKVGSTVAVAMTSADGYPEGQPAAGIQPGDSLIFAIKILDASS from the coding sequence ATGGTTCTGGCTCTTGCGGCGTGCGGCTCGGACACGGAAGCGTCATCGACCACTACGACGTCCTCGACGAGCACGTCCTCTCTGGCCGACGAGTTCATCCCCCCACCCGTCGAGACGGGCGATCCCGCCAGCGCGATGTGCCCGACGGCCCCGCCGCAGTTCGGTGGCACTCCCGAGTGGACCCTCAATGGCGAGACGGGCAGCGTAGCCGTCACCGGATCCACCGACTCGACGGCACCGCTGATCAACGTGCAGCCGCCGTTCAGCGTGTCCGAGACCCAGGTGCAGACGTTGAAGCCCGGTGACGGACCGGTCGTCTCCGAGACGGCCACCGTTTTCGTCTGCTACATGGGCGTCAACGGACGCGACGGGTCCGTGTTCGACAACAGCTACGAGCGCGGCATGCCGGTCGACTTCCCGCTCGACGGGGTCGTGCCCGGCTTCCAGAAGGCCATCGCCGGACAGAAGGTGGGGTCGACGGTCGCCGTGGCGATGACGTCCGCCGACGGCTACCCCGAAGGTCAGCCCGCCGCGGGTATCCAACCTGGCGACTCACTCATCTTCGCCATCAAGATCCTCGACGCCTCGAGCTGA
- the bioI_4 gene encoding cytochrome P450, translating to MTVTSAALNVFDAGLPTFSYGLAATPHDILDDVRAAQARAPIAIGPFGPEILSYELSREILRDSRFRLPPGITLASQGITSGPLFDKMANSLLGLDGAPHMRLRKLVSKAFTPRATSRLQDTIQEVVNGLIDRVADAGHCDVVTDLARPYPTPVMCALIGAPREDWHLFADWTEEVFKALNFQPDANFDESAIMRAWGELDAYVDDMVAARRHSLTDDLLSELIRAESDGDRLNLDELRMLVAGFLMAGTDTTRNQLAASVQVLCEHPDQWMTLRDQPELAMQAVEESMRHSPAASIVPRAATEDVEFGGYLFPAGTFILVNTFAANRDPAIYRDAERFDITRRDVPPILTFGGGAHYCLGANLARRELAEALVVLTRRLDAPRRVGPAPWKSLLGMTGPLTLQIEFTSARIATAHA from the coding sequence ATGACCGTGACCAGCGCTGCTCTCAATGTCTTCGATGCGGGCCTTCCCACCTTCAGTTACGGTCTCGCCGCCACGCCGCACGACATCCTCGACGATGTCCGAGCGGCGCAGGCACGTGCACCCATCGCCATCGGCCCCTTCGGGCCGGAAATCCTGTCATATGAACTTTCCCGCGAGATCCTGCGCGACAGCAGATTTCGGCTTCCGCCCGGCATCACTCTGGCCTCACAGGGCATCACGTCGGGTCCTTTGTTCGACAAGATGGCGAACAGCCTCCTGGGACTGGACGGCGCACCTCATATGCGTCTACGCAAACTCGTGTCGAAAGCGTTCACTCCGCGCGCGACGTCGCGGCTTCAAGACACCATCCAGGAGGTGGTGAACGGGCTGATCGACCGGGTGGCGGACGCCGGACACTGCGACGTCGTGACCGACCTTGCGCGTCCCTACCCCACTCCGGTCATGTGCGCGCTCATCGGTGCACCTCGGGAGGATTGGCACCTGTTCGCAGATTGGACTGAGGAGGTCTTCAAGGCCCTCAACTTCCAGCCCGACGCCAACTTCGACGAGTCCGCGATCATGCGGGCGTGGGGCGAATTGGACGCTTACGTCGACGACATGGTCGCCGCCCGTCGACACAGCCTCACCGATGATCTGCTCTCCGAACTCATCCGCGCCGAAAGCGACGGAGACCGGCTGAATCTCGACGAACTCCGGATGTTGGTGGCCGGCTTCCTGATGGCGGGAACGGACACCACGCGCAATCAACTGGCCGCCTCGGTCCAGGTGCTCTGCGAGCACCCCGATCAGTGGATGACGCTTCGCGACCAACCGGAGCTCGCGATGCAGGCTGTCGAGGAGAGCATGCGCCACTCACCGGCGGCCAGTATCGTGCCGCGGGCCGCGACCGAGGATGTCGAGTTTGGCGGCTACCTGTTCCCGGCAGGGACCTTCATACTGGTGAATACCTTTGCAGCCAATCGTGACCCAGCGATCTATCGCGATGCGGAGCGGTTTGACATCACCCGCAGAGACGTACCGCCAATTCTGACTTTTGGCGGCGGTGCCCACTATTGTCTGGGGGCCAATCTTGCGCGCCGTGAGCTGGCGGAGGCACTTGTGGTCCTCACCCGCCGTCTCGATGCACCCCGCCGCGTTGGTCCGGCGCCGTGGAAATCCTTGTTGGGAATGACTGGTCCGCTAACGCTTCAGATCGAATTCACCAGCGCAAGGATTGCGACCGCGCATGCGTAG
- a CDS encoding transcriptional regulator, with protein MRSRGWAGATPSSDEEAIARILDAVDEVVAEHGPAIRLADVARRLGVTRQTVYRYFPNADALLIASAMRAVDGFIDQVVEHVSGVNDPVTALVECVSFAVETLTGDPQLENLLSRRQDGEAVTSLTSDTAKAFCLSFFRRLDVDWQLHGFDSAVLEDLAEMTLRTVQSMLTDPGQPIRKGAALRGFVARWLGPAILYPRITALSMDDRRPPSGGRGEARGRTSSSR; from the coding sequence ATGCGTAGCCGCGGCTGGGCAGGCGCGACACCCAGCTCAGACGAGGAAGCGATTGCCCGAATCCTGGACGCGGTCGACGAAGTGGTCGCTGAGCACGGACCAGCGATACGCCTTGCCGACGTCGCTCGCCGGCTCGGGGTCACACGCCAAACGGTGTACCGCTACTTCCCCAATGCTGACGCGTTACTCATCGCCAGCGCGATGCGTGCCGTAGACGGATTCATCGATCAGGTTGTCGAGCATGTCAGCGGCGTCAACGACCCCGTCACGGCACTCGTCGAATGCGTGTCGTTCGCGGTCGAAACCCTCACCGGCGATCCCCAGCTGGAAAACCTACTGAGCCGGCGGCAGGACGGGGAAGCTGTCACCTCGTTGACCTCCGATACCGCAAAGGCATTCTGCCTGTCATTCTTTCGCCGGCTCGATGTGGACTGGCAACTTCACGGCTTTGACAGCGCCGTTCTTGAAGATCTCGCCGAGATGACCTTGCGCACAGTGCAGTCCATGCTGACCGATCCTGGGCAGCCGATTCGTAAGGGTGCCGCACTGCGTGGCTTCGTAGCTCGATGGCTTGGCCCAGCGATCCTCTATCCACGAATCACGGCGCTGTCGATGGACGATCGTCGACCCCCGTCGGGCGGGCGCGGTGAAGCCCGAGGGCGCACGTCGTCTTCGCGATAA
- a CDS encoding putative transmembrane protein has protein sequence MGDLHTRKVLDLTIRLAEVMLSSGSGTADVVATAQDVAQAYRLTDCVVDIFVTTVIVSALPTADSPPVTIVRAVHARSTDYTRLGELDRLVQRITSGGVTVDQAHEAMDELTERPHPYPRWLATAGWAGFALGIAMLLGGGWLTCILAAVTSGVIDQVGRRLNRWGTPFFFQHVAGAAIATSVAVAAFLYADIGPTVMVATGIVVLLSGLTFVGAMQDAVTGYMLTSLARLGEAVLLTSGIVVGILAGLQIAEIAGVTISLHVDATESFIAPSGGVRIAVAVFGAALAGACLTVASYAPLRAILTAGLAAGLAEAVLIALGNAGFGQVFASGAAAVGVGLVATLISIRRQAPALVTATAGIMPMLPGLAVFRAVFSFAVDGNFDNGLRQMMSAIAIALALGSGVVLGEFIGSPLRYRAGRIGDFVRKEGPPGLRRAVGRVVHLLPAEDQPSEIIPRTRSVALQPKPTGDTQEETEDSDASDRDESREP, from the coding sequence ATGGGCGACCTGCACACCCGCAAGGTTCTCGATCTGACGATCCGCCTCGCCGAGGTGATGCTGTCTTCGGGCTCGGGCACTGCCGACGTCGTCGCGACCGCCCAGGACGTCGCCCAGGCATATCGACTGACCGACTGTGTCGTCGACATCTTCGTCACCACCGTCATCGTGTCCGCTCTGCCGACCGCGGACAGCCCACCCGTCACCATCGTTCGAGCAGTGCACGCCCGGTCAACGGACTACACGCGACTGGGAGAACTCGACCGGCTGGTTCAGCGGATCACCTCCGGCGGTGTGACGGTCGATCAAGCTCACGAGGCGATGGACGAGTTGACCGAGCGGCCGCACCCCTACCCACGGTGGCTCGCGACCGCGGGCTGGGCGGGTTTCGCTCTGGGCATCGCCATGCTTCTCGGTGGTGGCTGGTTGACCTGCATCCTGGCCGCAGTCACGTCGGGGGTCATCGACCAGGTGGGGCGACGGCTGAATCGCTGGGGTACGCCGTTCTTCTTCCAACACGTCGCAGGCGCGGCGATCGCGACCTCGGTCGCCGTGGCGGCCTTTTTGTATGCCGATATCGGACCGACGGTCATGGTGGCCACCGGCATCGTGGTGCTGCTGTCAGGTTTGACGTTCGTCGGCGCGATGCAGGACGCGGTGACCGGCTACATGCTGACCTCGCTCGCCCGGTTGGGCGAAGCGGTGTTGCTGACGTCGGGGATCGTCGTGGGCATCCTCGCCGGCCTGCAGATCGCGGAGATCGCCGGCGTGACCATCTCGCTGCATGTCGATGCGACCGAATCGTTCATCGCGCCGAGCGGGGGGGTACGGATCGCGGTCGCGGTGTTCGGCGCGGCGCTGGCGGGCGCCTGCCTGACCGTGGCGAGCTATGCGCCGCTGCGGGCCATCCTCACCGCAGGGCTTGCAGCCGGACTCGCCGAGGCGGTCCTGATAGCCCTGGGCAATGCGGGGTTCGGTCAGGTGTTCGCGAGCGGTGCCGCTGCGGTCGGTGTCGGTCTGGTCGCCACGTTGATCTCGATCCGTCGGCAAGCACCTGCCTTGGTGACGGCCACCGCGGGGATCATGCCGATGCTGCCGGGCCTGGCGGTGTTTCGCGCGGTGTTCTCCTTTGCCGTCGACGGCAACTTCGACAACGGCCTCCGGCAGATGATGTCGGCGATCGCGATCGCGCTGGCCCTGGGCAGTGGCGTGGTGCTGGGTGAGTTCATCGGCTCGCCGCTGCGCTACCGGGCCGGCCGGATCGGCGACTTCGTCCGCAAGGAAGGGCCACCCGGGCTGCGTCGTGCTGTCGGGCGCGTCGTGCACCTGCTGCCGGCCGAGGATCAACCGTCGGAGATCATCCCGCGGACGCGCAGCGTCGCGCTGCAACCGAAGCCGACGGGGGACACACAGGAAGAAACCGAGGACAGCGACGCGTCGGACCGCGACGAGAGCCGCGAGCCGTAG
- a CDS encoding 2-polyprenyl-6-methoxyphenol hydroxylase-like oxidoreductase produces the protein MATRAAVVCGASIGGLLAARVLADAYDSVTVVERDKLPVDVSHRAGVPQSHHLHMMTSAGLKILEEMFPGATTELKAAGAPIIDTHTLSAVYVEVRGHALCRTAALADPDAMPVQPASRPLLESIVRERVHALPNVTVLDGHDVVEPVLSDRAVRGVRISDRAGSRRQTLPADLVIDASGRSARTPAFLAAHGFTRPVERSYRVQLSYASQLFHMTPGALDDKVVFVSPTLQRPTGVGMLAYENDTMIVTLIGVAGHRLPTELPEVLAAVAECVPPHIGEALHDAEPLGETHHRQFPTSVWRRYDRASAFPQGLLVIGDAVCSLNPMYGQGMTSALMQARSLRQTLASNGEPSSQDYFRDVARRLAPLWWANRLNDFGFTPASRWRSWPQRGFNSYTTAYMAAASTDMALTETFLRMLQGVDPGTSLVRPRQVARVVGHARRRSRQ, from the coding sequence ATGGCGACGCGAGCAGCGGTCGTGTGTGGAGCGAGCATCGGGGGACTGCTCGCTGCGAGAGTGCTGGCAGACGCGTACGACTCGGTGACCGTCGTGGAACGCGACAAGCTGCCCGTCGACGTGTCGCATCGGGCAGGCGTGCCTCAGAGTCACCACCTGCACATGATGACGAGTGCGGGTTTGAAGATCCTCGAGGAGATGTTTCCCGGCGCTACGACGGAGTTGAAAGCGGCGGGCGCACCGATCATCGACACGCACACCCTGTCGGCGGTGTACGTCGAGGTCCGTGGGCATGCGCTGTGTCGGACGGCGGCATTGGCCGACCCTGACGCCATGCCTGTGCAGCCGGCCAGCAGGCCGCTGCTGGAATCAATTGTCCGCGAACGGGTTCACGCACTGCCCAACGTCACGGTGCTCGACGGCCACGACGTCGTCGAGCCCGTGTTGAGCGATCGTGCGGTACGCGGTGTTCGTATCAGCGACCGCGCTGGGTCACGGCGACAGACGTTGCCCGCCGATCTCGTGATCGACGCGTCGGGGCGCTCGGCGCGCACACCGGCCTTCCTTGCGGCGCATGGCTTCACACGTCCCGTCGAGCGGTCGTATCGCGTGCAGCTCAGCTACGCCAGTCAGTTGTTTCACATGACGCCGGGGGCGCTGGACGACAAGGTGGTTTTCGTCAGCCCGACGCTGCAACGCCCAACTGGCGTCGGAATGCTCGCCTACGAGAACGACACGATGATCGTGACGCTGATAGGTGTCGCTGGGCACAGGCTGCCCACCGAGCTGCCGGAGGTGTTGGCCGCTGTGGCCGAATGCGTGCCCCCGCATATCGGCGAAGCGCTTCACGACGCCGAACCGCTGGGGGAGACGCATCATCGCCAGTTTCCGACCAGCGTATGGCGCCGCTACGACAGGGCGTCCGCATTTCCTCAGGGGCTGTTGGTGATTGGGGACGCGGTATGTAGCTTGAACCCGATGTACGGCCAGGGCATGACATCGGCGCTGATGCAGGCTCGCAGCCTTCGACAGACCCTTGCCTCCAACGGTGAACCGTCGAGTCAAGACTATTTTCGCGATGTTGCACGGCGGCTGGCTCCTCTTTGGTGGGCGAACCGGCTCAACGACTTCGGCTTCACCCCGGCGAGCCGATGGAGGTCATGGCCGCAGCGTGGGTTCAACAGCTACACCACCGCCTACATGGCCGCCGCATCGACTGACATGGCGCTCACCGAAACGTTCCTGCGCATGCTGCAAGGCGTGGACCCCGGGACGAGCCTCGTGCGCCCCAGACAAGTCGCGCGGGTCGTCGGTCACGCACGGCGGCGCTCTCGTCAGTAG